The nucleotide sequence GTAGTTGAGCACGTCGTCGATTTTTGCCGCCGCCCAGCCGAAGCGCTCGAAGCGTTCATTGCGGTAACCCCACATCGCGTCGAGGGTATTGCTCAAGCGATACAACACCACGCCGGGCGCCCCCGCCACGGCGAACCAGAACAGCGCGGCGAATACCGCGTCGCTACCGTTTTCCAGCACCGACTCGGTGGCTGCCCGGGCGACGGCGGTTTCGTCCAGCTCACGGGTTTCGCGGCTGACCAGATAGCCGACACGCTGGCGCGCTTCGTCCAGATCGCCGCTGCGCAGCGCCCGGGCCACCGGCTCGACGTGTTCACCAAGGCTGCGCAGGCCGAGGGCGCAGTACAACGCCAGGATGTCCACCAGCCAACCCACCAGCGGCGCCCAGGACAGGGCCGTGGCGAGCAAGGTCAGCGGCACCACCGCAATCACCCACGCGGTCACCCCATGGCTGCGCCAGCCGCGCCCGCCGGAGTTGAAGCGCTGTTCGATGCGATCGGCAAACCGGCCGAACGCCACCAGCGGATGCCAACGCCGGGGCTCGCCCAGCAGTGCATCCAGCGCTACGGCGGCGGCACTGAGCAACGCCACACTCATGGGTTTACTCCCCAATGGTTTTCATAAAGCAGTTCATTGAGTGAACGCGGTTGCGCCCAGCCCTCCAGGGCGAGCATCGGTGCCGGATAAAAGCTTTCTACCGGGCCGAGACAGAGTATCGCCAGGGGCTTGGCCCCCGCAGGCAGGCCCAGCAGATCGGCCAGGGCCTGGGGCTCGAACAGCGACACCCAGCCCATCCCCAGCCCTTCGGCGCGGGAAGCCAGCCACAGGTTCTGGATCGCGCAGGACAGCGAGGCGAGGTCCATTTCCGGCAAGGTCCGCCGGCCGAAGATGTGCCGCTCGCGATCATCCATCAACGCCGCCACCAGCACTTCGGCGCAGTCATTGATGCCTTCGACCTTGAGCTTCATGAATTCATCGCTGCGTTCGCCGAGGGCCTCGGCGGTGCGGATGCGCTCTTGTTCCACCAGTTGCCGGATGTCTGCACGCAATGCGCGGTCGCTGATGCGGATGAACCGCCACGGTTGCATCAGGCCCACGCTGGGCGCCTGGTGGGCGGCCTCCAGCAGGCGACGCAGCAGCTGCGGTTCCAGCGTGCCGCCGATGAAGTGGCGCATGTCGCGGCGTTCGGCGATGGCGCGGTAGATGGCGTCGCGTTCGGCCTTAGGAAATGCGTTGTCAGTCATGGCCGCTTCGCGAGCAGGCTCGCTCCCACATCGGGTTGGTGTTCACAATCGGATGGGTGTTCACCGTTCCCTGTGGGAGCGAGCCTGCTCGCGAAAGCGGTCTCTGGATCTGGCGCAAACAGCGCAGCAATCGCCCGCGGATTCGACGGAAAGTAGAAATGCACATAGGAAGCCGTCATCCGCTCCAGCCGGAACACCGCCTCGGCGCCACGCCCGCCGTTAGGGCTGTGACCACGCGCAATCGGCTCCAGATCAGTGCTGGTCAGCGAATGATGGTAGGTATGTCCGCGCAGATTGCCTTCCGGCAGCTCCACCGATTGCAGCGCCAGGGCAGCCAGGCGTTTCTGCATCTGCGCGTCACCGGCGAGCAAACCGAGCAGCTCGGCGCGATTGCCCTCGACATCGGTCAGCGAGTCCAGCAGATACAACATGCCGCCGCACTCGGCCAGCAACGGCTTGCCGGCGTCGTGATGCGCACGGATCGCCGCCAGCATCGGCGCGTTCTGCGCCAGAGCAAGGTGATGCAGTTCAGGATAACCGCCAGGCAGGTACAGGCTGTCCGCCTCGGGCAGCTCGCGGTCATGGATCGGTGAAAAAAAGCGCAACTGCGCGCCCATGGCCCGCAGCAGATCGAGGCTCGCGCCATAGGTGAAGGCAAACGCCTCGTCCCGGGCCACGGCGATGCGCACACCGTCGAGCCACGGTTGCGCGACAACTACCTCGGGCGCGGCGAACGTCACCGCTGGCGGAAGTGTCACTTCGCACGTGCCGGCCAAGGCCTCGGCGGCGGCGTCGAGACGCAGGTCCAGATCGTTCAGCTCGCTGGCCTGGACCAGCCCGAGGTGACGGCTTGGCAGTTCGATGCCGGTTTCCCGGGACAGTGCGCCGTACCAACGCAGGCCTTCGGTGAGACTGCCTTCAAGCAACTGCGCATGGCGCACGGTGCCGACCCGGTTGGCCAGCACGCCGGCGAACGGCAGGTCCGGCTGGTAGCGCGCCAGCCCCAGGGCCAGGGCGCCGAAGGTCTGGGCCATGGCCGTACCGTCGATCACCGCCAGCACCGGCACGCCGAAATGCCGCGCCAGGTCGGCACTGGACGGCGTGCCGTCGAATAGCCCCATCACCCCTTCGATCAGGATCAGGTCCGCTTCGGCGGCGGCTTCCCACAACAGCCGTCGACTTTCCTGCTCGCCGACCATCCACATGTCCAATTGATAGACCGGCGCGCCGCTGGCACGCTCCAGGATCATCGGGTCGAGGAAATCAGGGCCGCATTTGAATACGCGCACCTCGCGCCCCTGGTTGCGATGCAACCGGGCCAGGGCGGCGGTGACGGTGGTCTTGCCTTGCCCCGACGCCGGGGCGGCAATCAGTACCGCCGGACATTGGCGGTCCGCAAACGAAGCGTCACTCACAGTTCGACGCCTTTCTGCGCCTTGATGCCGGCCTGGAAGGCGTGCTTGATCATGCCCATTTCGGTGACGGTGTCCGCCAGCTCGATCATTTCCGGCTTGGCGCCACGACCGGTCACCACGACGTGCTGCATCGGTGGGCGAGCCTGCAGGTCGCTCAGGACCTGATCGAGGTCGAGGTAGCCGTGCTTGAGGGCAATGTTCAATTCATCGAGCATCACCAGGCCGATGGACGGATCGCTCAGCAACTGGCGCGACACGGCCCACGCGGCTTCGGCGGCAGCGATATCGCGCTGGCGATCCTGGGTTTCCCAGGTAAAGCCTTCGCCCATGACATGAAAACGCACCTGCTCCGGGAAGCGCCGGAAGAACAACTCTTCACCGGTGCTGTTGCGGCCCTTGATGAACTGCACCACGCCACAGTGCATCCCATGCCCCATGGCCCGGGCCAGCATGCCGAACGCCGAACTGCTCTTGCCCTTGCCGTTGCCGGTCAGTACCAGCAGCAAGCCACATTCGTTCGGGGAATTGGCGATGCGCTCGTCGATCACGGCTTTCTTGCGCAGCATGCGCGCCAGGTGACGCTCGTCGCGGTCGGACGCATCGGTGTTGGGGGAACCGGACATGGGGAAGCCTCCGTTGGGAACTGGATAACGGCGGGCGGGCACAGGAAAAGACGGCAACAAGCCTGGCATCGCCCACCGTGATGCCGTTGGATGAATCAGGCCGGTCTCCGGGCTCATGAGTGGCGTGACGCCGGGCTGCGCGCCTTCCCGTGTCGATGACACAGTGACTTGATGGCAGCCTTGACTCATTTACCGTTGCGGGGGCAGCGCCGGGTTCTCACCGGTTTCCCTGTTTCACTCTGTCGACCAGGGTCACAGAGCACCTGAAACAAGTCGCGAAGGTTAGAGGGTTGGGGGTGGAGCGTCAATTAAAGCCGCCGTGGGCTCAGCGTCGATCATGGGTCCGAAGCAATAAAATGACGCCAATCTTGTGCCACGTCATGGCAAGTGATATCAAATAGGCATTACGACCCGATATCACAAAAACAAGAGGGCAAAACATGCAAGGCATGATCATCAGCAATCCGAAGCTGGAATTCCTGCGCCCGGTGCTGGAGCGCTGGTTTGACTGTATCGATCGTTACAACGCCGTGCGCGGCGATAACGATACGCCTTACTGGTTCGATGAAAAGGCCAACCTCGGCCTGCTCTCGGCTGCCGCCTGGATGGCCGAGATGGTCACGCTGCAGGACACCGCGACCCGCAAACAGAATGAAGAAGGCGAACGCAACGTCAGTGCCGACCTGTTCATTGCCGGCGCCGATGATCGCGCCTTCATCCAGGCCACCCAACGCTGGCCGAAGGTCAAGAGCCTGAACCTGACCCAGCCCCTGCAGGAGATCACCAGCGATGCCAAGCGCATCAGCTATGCCACTGACCTGAAGCTGGGCTGCCTGTTCGTCTCCCCACAGAAAGCCCAGCAAAGCGCTACCCCTGAAGAACTCCAGGACATGATCGATGACCTGCAAAAGGAAAACACCTGCGCCGTGGCCTGGTACTTCCCTTACAACTATCGCAAGTTGCGTAACGAGGCCGGTCATTATCACCCGGGCATCGCCGTGTTGTTCAAGCAGGCCCACGGCTGACCGGTTGAACCATCGCCGATCTATGCTTCTCTATGAATAACCACATGCATTCATAGGGAAGCCAGCATGCTCAAGCCACCGCACCTTCTGATCGTCGCCCTCGCCGCAGGGCTTGTCGCTTGTGGCGAGTCTTCCACACTGCAAGTCTCCGACGGCACCGGCCCAGCGCCGAAACTGCCCGAGCCGAACAAGACCCTGATCCCCACCGTCAACATCGCCGAGGCTGTCGGCTGGCCCCAGGGCGCCAAGCCCACCGCGGCCGAAGGCCTGCAAGTGGTGGCATTCGCCGAAGGACTGGACCATCCGCGCTGGCTCTATGTGCTCCCCAATGGCGACGTACTGGTGGCGGAAACCAACGCGCCGCCCAAACCGGACGATGCCAAGGGCATCCGTGGCTGGGTGATGAAGAAGGTCATGGGCCGCGCCGGTGCTGGCGTCCCCAGCCCCAACCGCATCACGTTGTTGCGTGACGCCAATCACGATGGCATCGCCGAAACCCGCACGGTCTTCCTGGAGAACCTCAACTCGCCGTTCGGCATGACGCTGGTGGGCAATGACTTGTACGTGGCCGACACCGACCGGCTGATCCGCTTCCCCTACAAGGACGGTGACACGCAAATCAAGGCGCAGCCGACCAAGGTCGTCGACCTGCCGGGCGGCACCCTCAACCACCACTGGACCAAAAACGTGATCGCCAGCCGTGACGGCAGCAAGCTGTACGTCACCACCGGCTCGAACAGCAACGTCGCGGAAAATGGCATGGAGGCCGAGGAAGGCCGCGCGGCAATCTGGGAAGTCGACCGCGCCACCGGCAATCACCGCATCTTCGCTTCGGGCTTGCGCAATCCCAACGGCCTGGCCTGGGAACCGCGCAGCGGTGCATTGTGGACCGCGGTGAACGAGCGGGATGAGATCGGCAGCGACCTGGTGCCGGACTACATCACCTCGGTCAAGGATGGCGCCTTCTATGGCTGGCCCTACAGTTATTACGGGCAGAACGTTGATGTGCGGGTCGAGCCACAGAATCCTGCGCTGGTGGCCAAGGCCATTGCCCCGGACTATGCGGTTGGTCCTCACACGGCATCATTGGGCCTGACTTTTGCCGAGGGCAGTCGTTTGCCTGCGCCGTTCACCGAGGGCGCATTCGTCGGCCAGCACGGCTCCTGGAACCGCAAGCCCCACAGTGGCTACAAGGTGATTTTCGTACCGTTCAGCGGCGGCAAACCGGCGGGCAAACCCGTGGATGTATTGACCGGGTTCCTGAATGCAGACGAAAAAGCCCAGGGCCGGCCGGTGGGTGTGGTGATCGACAAGCAGGGCGGGTTGCTGGTGGCCGATGATGTGGGTAATAGGATATGGCGGGTGTCGGGTAAATAAATCCGCCCTTGCGAACATCCTGTGGCGAGGGGATTTATCCCCGCTGGGCTGCACAGCAGCCCCAAAGCAGCCAACTCAACCTGCTGACACACCGGATTGCTTGGTTTTAGGGCTGCTTCGCAGCCCAGCGGGGATAAATCCCCTCGCCACAAATGTCATTCCAACCAGGAACTGCGCTTAAAGCTTGCGACACAAGGTCAATCCATCCCCCAGCGGCAGCAGCGACAAATCCACTCGCGGATCATCCTTCAAGGCCAGGTTCAGGGCCTGGATGGCGCGGGTGTCCTCGCTCTGGGGCTGGGCTTCCAGCACCCGTCCATCCCACAGCGTATTATCGAACATCACCAGCCCACCTGTGCGCAGCAACCGCAGCGCGTATTCGAGGTAAGCCGGGTAGTTGGCCTTGTCGGCATCGATGAAGATCAGATCGAAGGTGCCGCCCTGGCCTTGGCGCTCAAGGTTGTCGAGGGTTTCCAGAGCCGGCGCCAGGCGCAGCTCGACCCGCTCGGCCAATCCGGCTTCGCGCCAATAACGCAGTGCCACGGCGTTGTAGTCACCGGGAATATCGCAGCAGATCAACGAACCGTCCGGCGGCAACGCCGAGGCCATGCACAACGCGCTGTAGCCCGTGAACGTACCGACCTCCAGCAAGCGCCGGGCGCCAGTGAGCTTCACCAGCAATGAGAGAAACTGACCCTGCTCGGGCGCTATCTGCCAGCGCGCCATGGGCAGCGCCTGGGTCTCGTCCCGCAGACGTCGCTGCAAGGGCGTCTCCCGCAGGGAAACGTCCAGCAGATACTGGTAGAGAGCATCATCGAGGTTGAGGGTACGAGTGGTCATGACAACCTCCGCGAATCAGGGATAGCGCGCGAGGTGTTCCGGTTGCAACACCCGCTTGGCACTCAGATAGGCTTTCTGCCAATAGGCCTTGGACAAGCTGTCGAGCTTGACCGTACCGCCAGTGGCCGGCGCGTGAACGAAGCGGCCCTCACCGACATAGATCCCGGCATGGCTGACCTGGGAGCCGCCGTTGGTGGCGAAGAAGATCAGGTCGCCGCTTTGCAGCGCATCCTTGCCGACATCCGGCGCACGCATGCCGATCATCTCGCGGGTCGAGCGCGGCAGGGAAATGCCGGCGGCATCGCGGTACACATAACCGATCAGGCCGCTGCAATCAAAACCCGAATCCGGCGTATTGCCACCCCAACGGTAGGGTGTCCCGACCAGGCCCAACGCCCGGAAGAGCACGTCTTCGGCGGCCGGGGCCAAGGGTTGCGAGGGTGCAAATACCACGGGGGCCCGAACGGGTGCGGGCGGTGGCGCATGGCTTGCGCAGGCACTGAGCAGTGCGGCAAGGCAAATGAGAGCAAGGCGGGCCGACGTCGACATATGCAGAACAATCCTGATCTGGATGCGGCTTTTCTGCCGTGGACATGAAAACAAATCCGCCTGCGGAGTACGCAGGCGGATTGCCATCAATCAATGATCAAAGATTCTAGCGGCTATGGGGCAAACTTCAAGTAAGACTTTAAGTTTGCCTTACAAACTGTGCGCTTACTTGCGAGCGGTGACCACGGTCGGTGCCATGGCGAGGGCGCGCTTGGCTTCGATGAAGGTCTTGTTCCAGTAGGTGTCGCCCAGGCTGTCGATCCGCACGCCACCGCTGCGACGGCTGCTGGAATGAATGAACTGGTTGTCGCCCAGGTAGATACCAGCGTGACTGACCCGACCACGACGCCCGCTGGTGCTGAAGAACAGCAGGTCACCGGGCTCCAGCTGGTTGCGGGCCACCAGCGGCGCGTTCACGTTGATCATTTCACGTGTGGAGCGCGGCAGGTTCATGCCGGCCTCCTCACGGAACAGGTAGCCGATGAAACCGCTGCAATCGAAGCCGGCTTCAGAAGTACCGCCGAAACGGTAGCGGGTACCGATCAGGGACATGCCACGCTCCAGAATGCTGTCGGCCAGCACTGGCAGCTGATAAGGCTTGTTGCCGGCGAAGGCTGCCAGTTCTTTGTCGTCTGCCATTTCTTCCTGGAATGCCATGGAAGAAGACTGGGCGGTAACGGAGGTCTTGACCTGTGGTTGTTGCGCTTGCTGCGACACTGGAGAGTGGGCAGCGCAACCGAACAGCAGGGTAACGAGTGCGAGAGGCACGAGGGGTGCGAAGCGATTGAGCATGGGCACGACCGTGGCTGTAGTTATAAAGATGGACGAGACTATGCCTTCTATCGACTTCATTTGCAAATTCAATCGATACAAATGTGACTTCTCGGTTTTCCGTCTACATCTAAGCGCTTAAGCCCATTTTGAAAGTCACGTGGCCTGCTACCCAGCAGGACCGCGATTTTGCCATGCCTTAGAGGCTGCTGGTTACAAAGCTGTACACACCCTTGTGGCGAGGGGATTTATCCCCGCTGGGCTGCGCAGCAGTCCCGAAACAGTCAACTCGATCTGTCTGACACACCGAGGTGTCAGGAATAGGGCTGCTTCGCAGCCCAGCGGGGATAAATCCCCTCGCCACAGGGGTCGCTGTGTTTACCAGCCCAGGGTTTCTTTCAAGAACGGAATAGTCAGCTTGCGCTGGGCCTGAAGCGAGGCCTGGTCGAGGCGTTCGAGCAATTCGAACAATGCGCTCATGCTGCGGGTGCCGCGGGTGAGGATGAAGTGCCCGACCTCATCGGTCAGGTGCAGGCCACGCCGGGAAGCGCGCAACTGCAAGGCACGGAGCTTGTCTTCATCGGAAAGCGGGCGCATCTGGAAGATCAGCGCCAGGGTGAGGCGGGACTTGAGATCCGCCAGCTTCACCGGCAGCTCCCGTGGCGACGTCGACGCGGCGATCAGCAAGCGCCGACCGCTGTCGCGCAACCGATTGAACAGATGAAACAGCGCCTCCTCCCAATCGGCCTTGCCGGCCACGGCCTGGAGGTCGTCCAGGCAGACCAGTTCGTACTGTTCGAGGTTATCGAGGATCTCGACCCCGCGATCCAGCAACTCAGCCAACGGCAGATACACCGCAGGTTCGCCCAGTTGCTCGAACCGCAGGCAAGCCGCCTGCAACAGATGCGTACGCCCTACCCCGTCCTTGCCCCACAGATAGATCAGGCTTTCGGTCCAGCCGGCGTCGGCTTCGCAAAGCCGCTCGACATAGCCGAGTGCAGCGGCATTGGCGCCTGGGTAGTAGTTGATAAAGGTGGCGTCGTCACGCAGACGCACACCTAGGGGCAGCTGAATCGGTTTCATGCTGGCTGGACAGCTCCAAAGGAACCGTGAGTGGCCTCTGTGTAAAGTTCGCAAAGTCTATACCCGTGGCGCGGACCGCACAATGCGCCGGACCACGAGCAAAATCAAAGGTTTGCAGCGCCAGGACAGCGGGACGAGCGTTTCCCTGACACCCGGACAAGCATCAGGCTACCGGCCGCCCTACAGTTCCGGGTCTTCGACGCCGCTGTAGATGTCCGAGTCCTTGTACAAGTCATGCACATGACGCACCAGCACCATGATCACCGCCGCCACCGGCAGCGCCAGCAGGAT is from Pseudomonas sp. B21-056 and encodes:
- the cobO gene encoding cob(I)yrinic acid a,c-diamide adenosyltransferase, whose translation is MSGSPNTDASDRDERHLARMLRKKAVIDERIANSPNECGLLLVLTGNGKGKSSSAFGMLARAMGHGMHCGVVQFIKGRNSTGEELFFRRFPEQVRFHVMGEGFTWETQDRQRDIAAAEAAWAVSRQLLSDPSIGLVMLDELNIALKHGYLDLDQVLSDLQARPPMQHVVVTGRGAKPEMIELADTVTEMGMIKHAFQAGIKAQKGVEL
- a CDS encoding C40 family peptidase, which codes for MSTSARLALICLAALLSACASHAPPPAPVRAPVVFAPSQPLAPAAEDVLFRALGLVGTPYRWGGNTPDSGFDCSGLIGYVYRDAAGISLPRSTREMIGMRAPDVGKDALQSGDLIFFATNGGSQVSHAGIYVGEGRFVHAPATGGTVKLDSLSKAYWQKAYLSAKRVLQPEHLARYP
- a CDS encoding class I SAM-dependent methyltransferase → MTTRTLNLDDALYQYLLDVSLRETPLQRRLRDETQALPMARWQIAPEQGQFLSLLVKLTGARRLLEVGTFTGYSALCMASALPPDGSLICCDIPGDYNAVALRYWREAGLAERVELRLAPALETLDNLERQGQGGTFDLIFIDADKANYPAYLEYALRLLRTGGLVMFDNTLWDGRVLEAQPQSEDTRAIQALNLALKDDPRVDLSLLPLGDGLTLCRKL
- a CDS encoding C40 family peptidase, whose product is MLNRFAPLVPLALVTLLFGCAAHSPVSQQAQQPQVKTSVTAQSSSMAFQEEMADDKELAAFAGNKPYQLPVLADSILERGMSLIGTRYRFGGTSEAGFDCSGFIGYLFREEAGMNLPRSTREMINVNAPLVARNQLEPGDLLFFSTSGRRGRVSHAGIYLGDNQFIHSSSRRSGGVRIDSLGDTYWNKTFIEAKRALAMAPTVVTARK
- a CDS encoding cobyrinate a,c-diamide synthase, which encodes MSDASFADRQCPAVLIAAPASGQGKTTVTAALARLHRNQGREVRVFKCGPDFLDPMILERASGAPVYQLDMWMVGEQESRRLLWEAAAEADLILIEGVMGLFDGTPSSADLARHFGVPVLAVIDGTAMAQTFGALALGLARYQPDLPFAGVLANRVGTVRHAQLLEGSLTEGLRWYGALSRETGIELPSRHLGLVQASELNDLDLRLDAAAEALAGTCEVTLPPAVTFAAPEVVVAQPWLDGVRIAVARDEAFAFTYGASLDLLRAMGAQLRFFSPIHDRELPEADSLYLPGGYPELHHLALAQNAPMLAAIRAHHDAGKPLLAECGGMLYLLDSLTDVEGNRAELLGLLAGDAQMQKRLAALALQSVELPEGNLRGHTYHHSLTSTDLEPIARGHSPNGGRGAEAVFRLERMTASYVHFYFPSNPRAIAALFAPDPETAFASRLAPTGNGEHPSDCEHQPDVGASLLAKRP
- the hda gene encoding DnaA regulatory inactivator Hda — its product is MKPIQLPLGVRLRDDATFINYYPGANAAALGYVERLCEADAGWTESLIYLWGKDGVGRTHLLQAACLRFEQLGEPAVYLPLAELLDRGVEILDNLEQYELVCLDDLQAVAGKADWEEALFHLFNRLRDSGRRLLIAASTSPRELPVKLADLKSRLTLALIFQMRPLSDEDKLRALQLRASRRGLHLTDEVGHFILTRGTRSMSALFELLERLDQASLQAQRKLTIPFLKETLGW
- the bluB gene encoding 5,6-dimethylbenzimidazole synthase translates to MTDNAFPKAERDAIYRAIAERRDMRHFIGGTLEPQLLRRLLEAAHQAPSVGLMQPWRFIRISDRALRADIRQLVEQERIRTAEALGERSDEFMKLKVEGINDCAEVLVAALMDDRERHIFGRRTLPEMDLASLSCAIQNLWLASRAEGLGMGWVSLFEPQALADLLGLPAGAKPLAILCLGPVESFYPAPMLALEGWAQPRSLNELLYENHWGVNP
- a CDS encoding PQQ-dependent sugar dehydrogenase produces the protein MLKPPHLLIVALAAGLVACGESSTLQVSDGTGPAPKLPEPNKTLIPTVNIAEAVGWPQGAKPTAAEGLQVVAFAEGLDHPRWLYVLPNGDVLVAETNAPPKPDDAKGIRGWVMKKVMGRAGAGVPSPNRITLLRDANHDGIAETRTVFLENLNSPFGMTLVGNDLYVADTDRLIRFPYKDGDTQIKAQPTKVVDLPGGTLNHHWTKNVIASRDGSKLYVTTGSNSNVAENGMEAEEGRAAIWEVDRATGNHRIFASGLRNPNGLAWEPRSGALWTAVNERDEIGSDLVPDYITSVKDGAFYGWPYSYYGQNVDVRVEPQNPALVAKAIAPDYAVGPHTASLGLTFAEGSRLPAPFTEGAFVGQHGSWNRKPHSGYKVIFVPFSGGKPAGKPVDVLTGFLNADEKAQGRPVGVVIDKQGGLLVADDVGNRIWRVSGK
- the cbiB gene encoding adenosylcobinamide-phosphate synthase CbiB; amino-acid sequence: MSVALLSAAAVALDALLGEPRRWHPLVAFGRFADRIEQRFNSGGRGWRSHGVTAWVIAVVPLTLLATALSWAPLVGWLVDILALYCALGLRSLGEHVEPVARALRSGDLDEARQRVGYLVSRETRELDETAVARAATESVLENGSDAVFAALFWFAVAGAPGVVLYRLSNTLDAMWGYRNERFERFGWAAAKIDDVLNYIPARLVALTYALLGKTRLALQCWRSQGPTWDSPNAGPVMAAGAGALGVELGGAAVYHGELHQRPPLGEGVPASADSIDRGWQLVQRGVWLWLLILCLGAEFYA